The Dehalococcoidales bacterium genome has a segment encoding these proteins:
- a CDS encoding transketolase, which produces MADAKEVSRLKALAYEMRKKLIHLCGNYDGIVHIGGDLSMTDLLIGLYHHGLKVDPKQIGSPTRDRFLLSKGHGAVCMYIAMSLRGYFDYDEIVRTYGQLDSAYGMHPCKIQLPGVDCSSGSLGQGLAMAAGMAFSAKQKKEAHRVFCMMGDGETCEGEVWEAANTAGSYKLGNLIGVVDRNKQLMTSFDGDYMNLEPYADKWRAFNWNVVEFNGHDMAQIVDALDNLPPVTGSRPTALIASTVKGKGVSFMEKNIGWHAGALSPEDMQKALADIEAGFAGKGSAA; this is translated from the coding sequence ATGGCTGATGCAAAAGAAGTCAGTCGCCTTAAAGCGCTGGCCTATGAGATGCGCAAAAAGCTCATCCATCTGTGCGGCAATTATGATGGCATCGTGCACATCGGCGGGGACCTGTCCATGACGGACCTGCTCATCGGGCTCTATCATCACGGCTTGAAAGTCGACCCCAAGCAAATTGGTTCGCCCACCCGGGATCGTTTTCTCCTCAGCAAGGGGCACGGCGCGGTCTGCATGTACATCGCCATGTCCCTGCGGGGCTATTTTGATTATGACGAGATTGTCCGGACCTACGGTCAGCTGGACAGCGCCTACGGTATGCACCCCTGCAAGATACAGCTCCCCGGGGTGGATTGCTCGTCCGGTTCGCTCGGCCAGGGCCTGGCCATGGCCGCGGGGATGGCTTTTTCCGCCAAACAAAAAAAGGAAGCGCACCGTGTCTTTTGCATGATGGGCGACGGGGAGACGTGTGAAGGTGAAGTCTGGGAAGCGGCCAATACCGCCGGCTCTTACAAGCTGGGGAATCTCATCGGCGTGGTGGATAGGAACAAGCAGCTGATGACCAGCTTTGACGGCGACTATATGAACCTGGAGCCCTACGCGGACAAGTGGCGGGCTTTTAACTGGAATGTGGTCGAGTTCAATGGTCACGATATGGCCCAGATTGTGGATGCGCTGGACAATCTGCCGCCGGTAACCGGCAGCCGGCCTACTGCGCTCATCGCCAGCACCGTCAAGGGCAAGGGGGTTTCCTTTATGGAGAAGAACATCGGCTGGCACGCGGGTGCGTTAAGCCCCGAGGATATGCAAAAAGCCTTGGCTGATATTGAAGCCGGCTTCGCCGGGAAAGGTAGTGCTGCATAA
- a CDS encoding transketolase C-terminal domain-containing protein gives MKVTFNFGSFLSARSVMGDTMVELGENYKNVWALTADTGGALKEYKQKFPDRYIDVGVAEQNLAGIAAGLALEGNVPFIAGMIPFMTMRACEQNRTAICYQDLPVRFIGTGGGLTSGGGSTHNAMEDISIMKSMVNMAVLSIGDPNMVRDIMLLSMTYPHPLYIRLAQGKKDRMLYEPGAYEYKIGMGITAREGKDATIISHGEMVFEALEAAKTLADEGIDVRVVDMYSIKPVDKDLVCKVARETGNILVLEDHLMEGGLASTIADVFVDSGVYPKKFKRLGIPQVFAGFGSGEELRAKFGYDKTAAVAAIKKMLK, from the coding sequence ATGAAAGTGACGTTTAACTTCGGTAGTTTCTTATCGGCCCGGTCGGTCATGGGTGATACCATGGTCGAGTTGGGGGAGAATTATAAAAACGTCTGGGCTTTGACGGCTGATACCGGCGGCGCGTTAAAGGAGTATAAACAGAAGTTCCCTGACCGGTATATAGATGTCGGCGTCGCCGAGCAGAATCTGGCCGGCATTGCCGCCGGTCTGGCGCTGGAAGGCAATGTTCCGTTTATCGCCGGTATGATTCCCTTCATGACCATGCGCGCCTGTGAGCAGAACCGCACCGCTATCTGCTACCAGGACCTGCCGGTGCGTTTTATCGGCACCGGCGGCGGCCTGACCTCCGGCGGCGGCTCTACCCATAACGCTATGGAAGATATCTCCATCATGAAGTCGATGGTCAATATGGCCGTCCTGTCTATCGGCGACCCCAATATGGTGCGTGATATCATGCTGCTCAGCATGACCTATCCCCACCCCCTCTATATCCGCCTCGCCCAGGGTAAAAAAGACCGTATGCTTTATGAGCCGGGCGCTTATGAGTACAAGATCGGCATGGGCATCACCGCGCGTGAAGGCAAAGATGCCACGATTATCTCTCACGGGGAAATGGTCTTCGAGGCTCTGGAAGCCGCCAAAACTCTGGCGGACGAGGGGATAGACGTGCGTGTCGTCGATATGTATTCCATCAAACCCGTGGATAAAGACCTGGTCTGCAAAGTCGCCAGGGAAACCGGGAATATCCTGGTTCTTGAAGACCATCTCATGGAGGGCGGACTGGCCAGCACTATCGCGGATGTGTTCGTGGATAGCGGCGTTTATCCTAAGAAATTCAAGCGCCTCGGCATTCCCCAGGTATTCGCCGGCTTTGGCAGCGGCGAAGAGCTGCGGGCCAAGTTCGGCTATGATAAGACCGCCGCCGTAGCCGCGATAAAGAAAATGCTCAAGTAA
- a CDS encoding four helix bundle protein produces the protein MQDYKKLSVWKKAHLLTLAVYKTTSAFPKEEMFTLTSQMRRACLSVPANIVEGCGRGGSAELGRFLQIASGSAHELEYYLLLSQELKYINAKDYSQTIALVGEVNRMLSALINKVKKS, from the coding sequence ATGCAGGATTATAAGAAATTGAGTGTTTGGAAGAAAGCCCATTTACTGACGTTGGCTGTGTATAAAACAACCTCTGCTTTTCCGAAAGAAGAGATGTTTACCTTAACTTCTCAAATGCGCCGGGCTTGCTTATCCGTCCCAGCCAATATTGTTGAAGGTTGCGGGCGCGGAGGTAGTGCTGAACTGGGGCGTTTCCTTCAAATCGCCTCAGGTTCAGCCCATGAACTAGAATATTATCTTTTGCTGTCTCAAGAGCTTAAGTACATTAATGCTAAAGACTACAGCCAGACTATTGCTTTGGTCGGAGAGGTGAATCGTATGCTCTCCGCTTTGATAAATAAGGTGAAAAAAAGTTAA
- a CDS encoding VOC family protein, with the protein MGKNGSSFKKLHHVGVVVKDINKAIAYFESLGIGPFGGPDGKKAFPVAFKGELHGKPAEWTTTISNAKLGDVELEILEPTKGNQALKESLDATGEGLHHIGFITDNLEQEIANFKKNGIGIWTEAKGQFIYSDPSPVGGVAIEFRGMHKE; encoded by the coding sequence ATGGGTAAAAACGGCAGCAGCTTTAAGAAATTGCACCATGTGGGCGTGGTGGTCAAAGACATCAACAAGGCCATCGCCTATTTTGAGTCGCTGGGCATCGGGCCGTTCGGGGGGCCGGACGGTAAAAAGGCTTTCCCGGTGGCCTTTAAGGGAGAGCTCCACGGTAAACCGGCGGAGTGGACCACCACCATCAGCAACGCCAAGCTGGGTGATGTCGAGCTGGAAATCCTGGAGCCTACCAAAGGCAACCAGGCGCTCAAGGAGTCGCTCGACGCCACCGGCGAGGGCCTGCACCACATCGGCTTTATCACCGATAACCTGGAGCAGGAAATAGCCAACTTCAAGAAGAACGGCATCGGCATCTGGACGGAGGCCAAAGGCCAGTTCATCTATTCTGACCCCTCCCCCGTAGGCGGCGTGGCCATCGAGTTCCGCGGCATGCACAAGGAATAA
- a CDS encoding type II toxin-antitoxin system Phd/YefM family antitoxin codes for MTTFSASEARKRFYKLVDRVQETHEPVYIVGKRNSAYLVSEEDWRAVQETLYLTSIPGMRESIIQGLNTPIAETDEEPGW; via the coding sequence ATGACAACTTTTTCCGCGTCGGAAGCCAGGAAACGTTTTTATAAACTCGTTGATAGAGTCCAGGAGACCCATGAGCCGGTCTATATCGTGGGCAAAAGGAACTCTGCCTATCTTGTATCGGAGGAAGACTGGCGCGCCGTACAGGAAACACTCTACCTGACGTCGATTCCCGGTATGAGGGAGTCGATTATCCAGGGCTTGAATACCCCCATCGCGGAAACTGATGAGGAACCCGGCTGGTGA
- a CDS encoding alcohol dehydrogenase catalytic domain-containing protein produces MKAAVTREAGIIKMEDVPEPEMAPNQVKVKIAYAGLCGTDPENLEHRFGLMPPEAYKGARILGHEASGTIAAVGKNVKNNFKVGQRVAMNFRGSCGACWYCQNGKEHYCRGGSGASGCFAEYAVYPESAIYPLADDISFEIGAMLEPVSVAVHAIDQAKVITGSSVAICGGGPIGLLCLEMALKAGAARTLLSEPVAEKRALAKKLGADVTVDPFNEDLEAIGKKLTDGRGFNTVIDASGSVKAAKQCLSLADNCGTILWAAVYGKDVEIGVSPFLMYAKELTITSTFVSPYSFPRALALLPKLELQSLITDIVDLKDIQQAFDMHKKGKSIKILIKM; encoded by the coding sequence ATGAAAGCAGCCGTCACACGTGAAGCCGGGATTATCAAGATGGAGGATGTCCCGGAACCGGAAATGGCGCCCAACCAGGTAAAAGTAAAAATAGCCTATGCCGGTCTTTGCGGGACCGACCCCGAAAACCTTGAGCACCGCTTCGGGCTGATGCCCCCGGAAGCCTACAAGGGCGCCCGTATCCTCGGCCACGAGGCCTCCGGCACTATCGCGGCCGTAGGCAAAAACGTAAAAAACAACTTTAAGGTAGGACAGCGGGTGGCCATGAATTTCCGCGGTTCCTGCGGGGCCTGCTGGTACTGCCAGAACGGCAAGGAGCATTACTGCCGCGGCGGCTCCGGCGCGTCCGGCTGTTTCGCGGAATACGCCGTTTACCCGGAAAGCGCTATCTATCCGCTGGCGGATGATATCAGCTTTGAAATCGGCGCCATGCTGGAGCCGGTCTCCGTGGCCGTCCATGCCATCGACCAGGCAAAAGTCATTACCGGCAGCAGCGTCGCCATCTGCGGCGGCGGGCCCATCGGCCTGCTCTGCCTGGAAATGGCGCTTAAAGCCGGCGCGGCCCGCACCTTGCTGTCCGAGCCTGTCGCGGAAAAGCGCGCCCTGGCTAAAAAGCTCGGCGCCGACGTTACCGTCGACCCCTTTAACGAGGATTTGGAAGCTATCGGCAAAAAGCTGACGGATGGCCGCGGCTTCAATACCGTTATCGATGCCAGCGGCAGCGTTAAAGCCGCCAAGCAATGCCTCTCCCTGGCGGACAACTGCGGCACTATCTTGTGGGCGGCTGTCTACGGCAAGGACGTGGAAATCGGCGTTTCTCCCTTCCTCATGTACGCCAAGGAACTCACCATCACCTCGACTTTTGTTTCTCCCTATTCCTTCCCGCGCGCCCTGGCCCTGCTGCCCAAGCTGGAGCTGCAGTCGCTCATCACGGATATCGTCGACCTCAAGGATATCCAGCAGGCCTTTGATATGCATAAAAAAGGCAAGTCCATTAAAATATTGATTAAAATGTAA
- a CDS encoding Txe/YoeB family addiction module toxin, with the protein MSWRLVFTKQAKKDAKKIARAGLKPQAIRLLEILKEEPCSPPCEKLLGDLTGAYSRRINIHHRLVYQVLDEIKTVKIIRLWTHYK; encoded by the coding sequence GTGAGCTGGCGGCTTGTCTTTACCAAACAAGCTAAAAAAGATGCTAAAAAGATTGCCCGGGCTGGACTCAAACCCCAGGCCATCCGCTTGTTGGAAATCCTCAAAGAAGAACCCTGTTCCCCGCCCTGTGAAAAACTCCTCGGCGACCTTACCGGCGCTTATTCCCGCCGGATCAATATCCACCACCGTTTGGTCTATCAGGTGCTTGATGAAATCAAGACGGTAAAAATCATCCGCCTCTGGACGCATTATAAATAG